A region from the Vicia villosa cultivar HV-30 ecotype Madison, WI linkage group LG3, Vvil1.0, whole genome shotgun sequence genome encodes:
- the LOC131656423 gene encoding protein IQ-DOMAIN 11-like, with protein sequence MAKKGWFSRIERIFTHSTQEKKEKRRKWVFGRLKNKRLSLIEAPPPLKETRLSEAEEEHNRHALTIAIASAETALTAAQVAVEVVKFQSVHQCKGKLEEVKHVKTKYDASILTHKCKKKIEESAAIKIQTTFRGYLARKALKALKGIVKLQAIIRGKAVRRQAMNTLKCLQSIVSIQSQVIAGKLQNVEGRRDCGEYEEMQESRDKIIRMDSNSERKWDHNILMKKEVDSSGISKKEAATMKEKVKEYSYNHRKSAESDRKKINGRWRYWMEQRVDMQHSKSKELEDLDSVFSSHCRAVEDCGRRHLKLRHIQKQNEDEGLDSPILSSRNSFPQSSEREDYSFPRSPAIPTYMAATKSTQAKVRSTSTPKTRIGGNWDINYDCYSPCKSPSLKGLSRP encoded by the exons ATGGCCAAGAAGGGTTGGTTTAGCAGGATAGAGAGAATCTTTACACATTCCACTCAAGAGAAG AAGGAGAAAAGAAGAAAGTGGGTGTTTGGGAGGCTAAAGAACAAGAGACTTTCTTTAATTGAAGCACCGCCGCCATTAAAAGAAACACGGTTAAGTGAAGCTGAAGAAGAACACAACAGGCATGCTTTAACAATAGCTATTGCTTCGGCTGAAACTGCTCTAACTGCTGCTCAGGTTGCAGTTGAGGTTGTTAAGTTCCAATCTGTTCACCAATGTAAAGGTAAACTAGAAGAAGTTAAACATGTCAAAACTAAGTATGATGCTTCTATATTAACACATAAATGcaagaagaagattgaagaatctGCAGCCATCAAAATTCAAACAACATTTAGAGGTTACCTT GCAAGGAAAGCTTTGAAGGCATTGAAGGGAATTGTGAAGCTTCAAGCTATCATTCGTGGCAAAGCTGTAAGACGACAAGCTATGAATACTCTGAAGTGCTTACAATCCATTGTGAGTATCCAGTCACAGGTCATTGCAGGGAAACTCCAGAATGTTGAAGGAAGACGAGATTGTGGTGAATATGAAGAGATGCAAGAATCAAGAGACAAGATCATAAGG ATGGACTCAAACAGCGAAAGAAAGTGGGATCACAACATTTTAATGAAGAAAGAGGTAGATTCCTCTGGCATAAGCAAGAAAGAAGCTGCTACTATgaaagaaaaagtaaaagaatacTCATATAACCATAGG AAATCGGCTGAATCAGACAGAAAGAAAATAAATGGAAGATGGAGGTACTGGATGGAGCAGAGGGTAGACATGCAACATTCTAAGAGTAAAGAACTTGAAGATTTAGACTCAGTTTTCAGCTCGCATTGTAGAGCAGTAGAAGATTGTGGAAGAAGACACCTAAAGCTTAGACATATTCAGAAACAAAATGAAGATGAAGGATTAGATTCACCGATACTATCTTCAAGAAACTCTTTTCCTCAAAGTTCAGAGAGAGAAGATTACTCATTTCCAAGATCACCTGCAATTCCAACATACATGGCTGCAACAAAATCAACACAGGCAAAAGTAAGATCAACGAGTACCCCAAAAACAAGGATAGGAGGGAATTGGGACATAAACTATGATTGCTATTCACCGTGCAAATCTCCTAGCTTAAAAGGCCTCTCAAGGCCTTGA
- the LOC131658652 gene encoding uncharacterized protein LOC131658652, whose product MKCLFWNVRGIANSPTKLALKRLINVNKPDFVFISEPWMDVKKLPFRWLHRLGLKLFAVNERNGLDPNLWCCCSIHLDPQVIASDDQQVSFLLKNNGDTSGVSVVYASTNLVARRSLWHNLSQLHNQFNFPWAFIGDFNCIMGAHEHFGSRTPARPPIEDFNNWTNMNSLVHLPTSGALFTWKNGRSGSMHIERRLDRTICNQSWLDFWPINSCRTLARNKSDHYPLLFEFLSKDVKAASSFKFLQTWASHQSCEDLISETWKTRVVGCPMFILQRKLQILKARLKEWNKTTFGNVHDNVKSAEESLKQIQNRIVDEGPSDSLDAIERNAQVLLDTALQREECFWKERARVKWQADGDRNTRYFHRLAKIKQATRGICCLKIDGKLITDRDQIAGHAVSQFSNIFNNNTVLQDFSLVDEVIPHLVTAENNMELTRLPLLEEVYKTVMSLDKESAPGPDGFNGFFYQTY is encoded by the coding sequence ATGAAGTGCCTATTTTGGAATGTGAGAGGTATTGCTAACTCTCCTACAAAATTAGCTCTAAAGCGCCTCATCAATGTAAATAAACCTGATTTTGTTTTCATTTCTGAACCGTGGATGGATGTGAAAAAGCTTCCTTTTAGATGGCTTCATAGATTAGGTCTTAAGCTTTTCGCTGTCAATGAAAGGAATGGCTTAGATCCTAATCTTTGGTGTTGCTGTAGTATTCATCTTGACCCTCAAGTTATAGCATCAGATGACCAGCAAGTTTCTTTTCTTCTTAAAAATAATGGGGACACCAGTGGTGTTTCAGTTGTTTATGCTTCTACAAATCTGGTGGCCCGTAGATCCCTTTGGCACAATCTTTCCCAGCTCCATAATCAGTTTAATTTTCCTTGGGCCTTCATAGGGGACTTTAACTGTATTATGGGAGCCCACGAACACTTTGGTTCTAGGACTCCAGCCAGACCCCCCATCGAAGACTTCAACAATTGGACCAACATGAACTCCCTTGTGCATCTGCCCACTTCTGGTGCTCTCTTCACTTGGAAAAATGGAAGATCCGGTTCGATGCATATTGAAAGGCGTCTGGATAGGACTATTTGCAACCAAAGCTGGCTGGATTTTTGGCCCATCAATTCTTGCAGAACTTTAGCCAGAAACAAGTCTGATCATTATCCGCTTTTGTTTGAGTTTCTCTCAAAAGATGTCAAGGCTGCATCAAGCTTTAAATTCTTGCAAACATGGGCCTCGCATCAAAGTTGTGAAGATTTGATTTCTGAAACTTGGAAAACCAGGGTGGTGGGATGCCCCATGTTCATTCTGCAGAGAAAACTCCAAATCCTCAAAGCAAGACTTAAAGAATGGAATAAAACCACATTTGGAAATGTTCACGATAATGTCAAATCCGCGGAGGAGAGcctcaaacaaattcaaaataggATTGTGGATGAAGGACCTTCAGACTCCCTTGATGCTATAGAAAGAAACGCCCAAGTTCTGCTTGACACCGCTCTCCAACGGGAAGAATGTTTTTGGAAGGAAAGGGCTAGGGTAAAATGGCAAGCGGATGGAGACAGGAATACGAGATATTTCCACAGGCTAGCTAAGATAAAACAGGCTACTAGGGgcatttgttgcctaaaaatagatGGAAAACTGATCACGGATAGAGACCAAATAGCAGGTCATGCGGTATCTCAGTTTTCTAACATTTTTAATAATAACACTGTTTTGCAAGACTTTAGTCTGGTTGATGAGGTTATTCCTCACTTGGTGACTGCAGAAAATAACATGGAGCTAACCAGGTTGCCGCTGTTGGAGGAGGTTTATAAAACGGTCATGAGTTTGGACAAGGAGAGTGCCCCAGGTCCCGATGGCTTCAATGGTTTCTTCTATCAAACttactag
- the LOC131656424 gene encoding putative FBD-associated F-box protein At5g56820, whose amino-acid sequence MSSGRSIPTVDRISDLPESILFHILSFLPTKFAATTMILSKRWKPVWGSLLILNFDDKAFNDFQTFRKFVYSTLFSSSRDKKTSIQSLTLKLGVSSLFKQREFNRIFKFVMQRGVKNLNFNIFYKKRCIKLPIRILSCKTLQVLTLENVKLWDFDKVDFPCLKTLHLNRVEFKSPKYFVKFLCGCPILEDLNARSRFLRKSLDPVENLNALPNLVKAKICYDMYDLMTLVCNTRILHLEQLRGMPWKTLPMFHNLTHMELYFYHSSKEGECRSLIEILPHFPNLQHLSVIHVCSECLKVSPNLTIAPECLSSQLKTFRFDCYRGKCDFNFVKYIMQHSKVLETMTIKSFGLTKNQMFMKLSSCTMSSATCLLLFD is encoded by the exons ATGTCTTCTGGGCGTTCAATTCCAACCGTGGATAGAATCAGTGACTTGCCGGAGTCAATTCTGTTTCACATTCTCTCTTTCCTTCCAACCAAATTCGCTGCAACCACAATGATTCTCTCAAAGAGATGGAAACCGGTATGGGGCTCTCTCTTAATTCTCAACTTCGACGACAAGGCCTTCAATGACTTTCAGACATTTCGCAAGTTTGTTTATTCAACACTCTTTTCCTCCTCGCGAGACAAAAAGACTTCAATCCAATCGCTTACCTTGAAATTAGGCGTCTCTTCTCTCTTCAAGCAGAGGGAATTCAATagaatttttaaatttgtgaTGCAACGCGGAGTTAAGAATCTTAACTTCAACATATTTTATAAAAAGCGCTGTATCAAATTACCTATTCGCATTCTCAGTTGTAAGACGCTTCAAGTTCTTACATTGGAAAATGTAAAATTGTGGGATTTTGATAAAGTGGATTTTCCTTGTCTCAAAACTCTTCATTTGAATAGAGTTGAATTCAAATCTCCTAAATATTTTGTGAAGTTTCTATGCGGCTGCCCTATTCTAGAAGATTTGAATGCAAGATCACGTTTCCTCCGGAAATCACTTGATCCCGTAGAAAACTTGAATGCTTTACCTAATTTGGTCAAAGCAAAGATTTGTTATGATATGTATGATCTGATGACTTTGGTCTGTAATACAAGGATTTTGCATTTAGAACAG TTACGTGGTATGCCTTGGAAAACACTTCCCATGTTTCACAATTTGACTCACATGGAACTTTATTTTTATCATAGCTCAAAAGAAGGGGAGTGCAGGTCGTTGATAGAAATACTCCCACATTTTCCCAATCTTCAACATTTGAGTGTAATACATGTTTGTTCTGAATGTTTGAAGGTTTCACCTAATCTTACCATTGCTCCAGAATGTCTTTCGTCACAGCTTAAAACATTTAGATTTGATTGTTACAGAGGCAAATGTGACTTCAACTTTGTAAAATATATTATGCAACATTCAAAAGTACTGGAGACTATGACAATCAAGAGTTTCGGCCTTACAAAGAACCAAATGTTCATGAAATTATCTTCATGCACAATGAGCTCTGCAACATGCCTACTCTTATTTGATTGA
- the LOC131658651 gene encoding uncharacterized protein LOC131658651: MKLQKPQMFQGKPILLLPQKRFQPIKVENLLPKALKGVCDIPLSQLPNPVIKGDRPSITIPEEEYEAGIAECKNNLHGRVLWPKGSSPLTVAALKEKLSKSWSEVKNWGMLSLGKGYYEFTFANTEDMQKVRACGSISLNPGSLKLFAWTKDFNPALQCNTSAQVWIRLFGLSQEYWRPRIVFAIASCVGTPICIDAASSKSRIDRTFGQYVRVLVDMDLTKPLNHNVLVERSGFAFFADIEYENLPPFCDNCKRLGHVKQDCKLLQNHQAPAVPRTKSVFIQKQNNKPAETVTDTHASLERVIQPTVENQIPEDPIIVPNPLNFISQPPDDSETQTTEGVDATLVKETPMNNFLHNSWADQADLDEEQVDKDGAFTNAVSILKKKQAARNKAKRDLRSQAEPVLCLP; encoded by the coding sequence ATGAAACTACAGAAACCCCAAATGTTCCAAGGCAAACCAATACTCCTCCTCCCCCAAAAACGGTTTCAACCAATCAAAGTGGAAAATCTTTTGCCCAAGGCATTAAAAGGGGTTTGCGATATCCCTCTCTCTCAACTACCGAATCCGGTCATCAAAGGGGACAGACCCTCAATCACAATCCCAGAAGAAGAATATGAAGCAGGTATTGCTGAATGTAAAAATAACCTTCATGGCAGAGTTCTGTGGCCTAAGGGCTCTTCTCCGCTGACGGTAGCTGCGCTTAAGGAAAAACTATCTAAATCTTGGTCTGAGGTCAAGAACTGGGGAATGTTATCTTTGGGAAAAGGATATTATGAGTTCACTTTTGCCAACACAGAGGATATGCAAAAGGTTAGAGCATGTGGTTCCATAAGTCTAAACCCGGGCTCCTTGAAACTTTTTGCGTGGACAAAAGACTTTAACCCGGCTCTCCAATGTAATACATCTGCACAGGTTTGGATTCGCTTATTTGGATTATCTCAGGAATATTGGAGACCTCGTATTGTGTTTGCTATAGCCAGTTGTGTAGGTACTCCTATTTGCATTGATGCTGCATCTTCCAAGTCAAGAATTGATCGCACCTTTGGGCAATATGTAAGGGTCCTGGTTGATATGGATTTAACCAAACCTCTGAATCACAATGTGCTTGTAGAAAGATCAGGATTTGCATTCTTTGCCGACATAGAATACGAAAACTTACCTCCTTTCTGTGATAATTGCAAGAGGTTGGGGCATGTTAAACAAGATTGCAAATtacttcagaatcatcaagctcctGCAGTTCCTCGAACCAAATCAGTTTTTATACAAAAGCAAAACAATAAACCTGCTGAAACTGTGACAGATACTCATGCTTCTTTGGAAAGAGTGATTCAGCCGACAGTTGAAAATCAGATACCTGAAGATCCCATCATTGTCCCTAATCCGCTTAATTTTATCTCTCAGCCTCCGGATGATTCTGAAACTCAAACTACAGAAGGTGTGGATGCTACTCTAGTCAAGGAGACTCCTATGAATAATTTTCTCCATAATTCCTGGGCGGATCAAGCTGATCTAGATGAAGAACAGGTGGATAAGGATGGGGCTTTTACTAATGCAGTCTCTATCCTCAAAAAGAAACAAGCTGCTAGGAACAAAGCAAAGCGTGACTTGAGGTCTCAAGCAGAGCCTGTCCTTTGTTTACCATGA